The following are encoded in a window of Staphylococcus piscifermentans genomic DNA:
- a CDS encoding Bax inhibitor-1/YccA family protein: MAQHSNTMTRSHAYAKVWLYFMYFWIIFGIGTYFGQYLPLEWRRPLSIGLTVLILISLFINRSRRFGFIISNIYAIAIGLLAYASFATYLQNLGADLFYKNIALAVGAFIAFGIVGYFFIQDASSIGKYLFVVLVALIIASLIVFFIHNPIFYTVINVIAVGLFLLYTLYDFNRLKRGQFEPSEMGFNLFVNLLNIIINILSLANRFRD, translated from the coding sequence ATGGCACAACATTCAAACACCATGACAAGATCTCATGCATATGCAAAAGTATGGTTGTATTTTATGTATTTCTGGATAATATTCGGTATCGGCACTTATTTCGGCCAATACCTTCCTTTAGAATGGCGGAGACCGCTTTCAATCGGCTTAACTGTTTTAATCTTAATTTCACTCTTTATTAATCGTTCACGTAGATTTGGCTTTATTATAAGTAATATCTATGCAATTGCCATAGGATTATTAGCTTACGCTTCATTTGCAACTTATTTACAAAATTTAGGGGCTGACCTGTTTTATAAAAATATTGCATTAGCAGTCGGAGCATTTATTGCTTTCGGTATTGTCGGTTATTTCTTTATTCAAGACGCTTCAAGCATCGGCAAATATTTATTTGTTGTTTTAGTAGCCTTGATTATTGCTTCATTAATCGTTTTCTTTATTCATAATCCGATTTTTTATACAGTGATTAATGTGATTGCTGTAGGATTATTTTTACTCTACACACTCTATGACTTTAACCGTTTAAAAAGAGGACAATTCGAGCCGAGCGAAATGGGCTTTAACTTATTTGTAAACTTATTAAATATCATTATCAATATATTAAGTCTTGCAAACCGTTTTAGAGACTAA
- a CDS encoding CHAP domain-containing protein: MKKLAVTFSVATGAALALTHQDADASTQHTVQAGESLWSIADQYGVSVDSIKQDNNLSNNMLFPGQVITVNGSNQQGTNTNTNVGSTNQGGATHNVQAGESLGIIAAQYGTSAEAIMQANGLNGYLIHPGQSLTIPNAAGGQGGGQGGTPTAAENGNSPTFNHQNLYDWGQCTWHVFNRRAETGQPISTYWYNAENWASNSQADGYTVNSQPTPGSILQTYEGPVGHVAYVEQVNGDGSILVSEMNYATPPGVVGYRTIPASMVSSYNYIH, from the coding sequence TTGAAAAAGTTAGCAGTTACATTTTCAGTTGCAACAGGTGCTGCATTAGCATTAACTCACCAAGATGCAGACGCTTCGACTCAACATACTGTACAAGCCGGTGAATCTCTTTGGTCCATTGCCGATCAATATGGTGTCTCTGTAGATAGTATCAAACAAGATAATAACTTGAGCAACAATATGTTATTCCCTGGACAAGTTATTACTGTAAATGGAAGCAACCAACAAGGCACAAATACTAACACGAATGTTGGTTCAACTAACCAAGGCGGTGCTACTCATAACGTACAAGCCGGTGAATCACTCGGTATTATTGCTGCACAATATGGTACTTCTGCTGAAGCAATCATGCAAGCTAATGGATTGAACGGTTATCTGATCCATCCAGGACAATCCCTTACAATCCCTAATGCTGCTGGTGGTCAAGGCGGCGGACAAGGCGGTACACCAACTGCTGCAGAAAACGGGAATTCTCCAACTTTCAATCACCAAAACTTATACGATTGGGGTCAATGTACATGGCATGTCTTTAATCGTCGTGCTGAAACTGGACAACCTATCAGCACTTATTGGTACAATGCAGAGAATTGGGCTTCTAATTCTCAAGCAGACGGTTACACTGTTAATAGTCAACCGACACCAGGTTCAATTTTACAAACATATGAAGGTCCCGTTGGCCACGTAGCTTACGTGGAACAAGTTAATGGCGATGGGAGTATCTTAGTTTCTGAAATGAACTATGCTACTCCTCCAGGTGTTGTCGGCTATCGTACAATTCCTGCATCAATGGTTTCTAGCTATAACTATATTCATTAA
- a CDS encoding inorganic phosphate transporter — MDYVLIITVAIVIFSLIFDFINGFHDTANAVATAVSTRALTPRRAILLAAVMNFIGALTFTGVAGTITKDIVDPFKLQNGLVVVLAAIFAAIFWNLLTWFFGIPSSSSHALIGAIAGAAVASQGSFTVLHFQGFTKIIIVLVVSPLVAFCVGYIMYSIIKVLFKNANLTKTNRNFRIFQIFTAALQSFSHGTNDAQKSMGIITLALIVANLQDGNNVEPALWVKIACATAMGLGTAIGGWKIIKTVGGNIMKIRPANGAAADLSSALTIFVASSLHFPLSTTHVVSSSILGVGASNRAKGVKWSTAQRMIVTWVITLPISAIVAAIVYWIMHIFI, encoded by the coding sequence ATGGACTATGTTTTAATTATCACTGTAGCTATCGTCATTTTTTCATTGATATTTGACTTTATTAATGGTTTCCATGATACAGCCAATGCGGTAGCCACTGCAGTGTCAACTAGAGCGCTGACTCCCCGTCGCGCAATTTTACTCGCAGCCGTTATGAACTTTATCGGTGCATTAACATTTACAGGTGTAGCTGGAACAATTACTAAAGACATCGTTGATCCATTTAAATTACAAAATGGACTTGTTGTTGTGCTTGCAGCCATTTTCGCTGCCATTTTTTGGAACTTATTAACTTGGTTTTTCGGTATTCCAAGTTCATCATCACATGCATTGATTGGTGCAATCGCAGGGGCGGCTGTCGCTTCTCAAGGGTCATTTACAGTATTGCACTTCCAAGGTTTCACTAAAATCATTATCGTATTGGTTGTGTCTCCTTTAGTTGCATTTTGTGTTGGTTATATTATGTATTCCATTATTAAAGTGCTCTTTAAAAATGCTAATTTAACGAAAACAAACCGCAACTTTAGAATATTCCAGATTTTTACAGCGGCATTGCAATCATTCTCGCATGGTACTAACGATGCTCAGAAATCTATGGGTATTATCACATTAGCTTTAATCGTAGCAAATTTACAAGATGGCAATAACGTAGAACCAGCATTATGGGTTAAAATAGCCTGTGCCACTGCTATGGGTCTTGGTACTGCAATTGGTGGTTGGAAAATTATTAAAACAGTCGGCGGCAACATAATGAAAATTCGTCCGGCTAACGGTGCAGCTGCTGACTTATCATCAGCTTTAACAATTTTTGTAGCATCATCATTACATTTCCCATTATCTACAACACACGTTGTATCTTCATCAATTCTTGGTGTAGGTGCTTCTAACCGTGCTAAAGGCGTTAAATGGAGCACAGCGCAACGTATGATTGTTACATGGGTAATTACCTTACCGATTTCTGCTATTGTCGCAGCGATTGTGTATTGGATTATGCACATCTTTATATAG
- a CDS encoding DUF47 domain-containing protein has product MFNKKKDKFMVKLEEMVFNLDRAAIEFGKMDFNTHLDLKAYSDNIKTYESHGDELMHQVISDLNQTFITPIEREDILSLCNAIDDVLDAMEETSAMFEMYSIEYSDEYMAEFVENIQKAVAEMKLAIGLLVEKKLSHMRIHSINIKEFETNCDGILRQSIKHIFNSETDPITLIKIKDIYESLEDVADKCQAVANNFETIIMKNS; this is encoded by the coding sequence ATGTTTAATAAGAAAAAGGATAAGTTTATGGTTAAGTTAGAGGAAATGGTGTTCAATCTAGACCGTGCTGCTATTGAGTTCGGAAAAATGGACTTCAATACTCACCTAGATTTAAAAGCTTATTCTGATAACATTAAAACTTATGAATCGCATGGTGATGAATTGATGCACCAAGTGATTTCAGATCTAAACCAAACTTTTATTACCCCAATCGAACGTGAAGATATTTTATCTTTATGTAATGCTATCGATGACGTGTTAGATGCAATGGAGGAAACATCAGCAATGTTTGAAATGTATTCGATTGAGTATTCAGATGAGTATATGGCTGAATTTGTAGAAAACATTCAAAAAGCTGTAGCTGAAATGAAATTGGCAATTGGTTTATTAGTAGAAAAGAAACTTTCGCATATGCGTATTCATTCTATCAATATTAAAGAATTTGAAACAAACTGTGATGGTATTTTAAGACAATCTATTAAACATATCTTCAACAGCGAAACAGATCCAATTACATTAATTAAAATTAAAGATATATATGAAAGTCTAGAAGATGTTGCAGATAAGTGCCAAGCTGTAGCAAACAATTTCGAAACAATTATCATGAAAAATAGCTAA
- a CDS encoding FtsX-like permease family protein, producing the protein MTFRHIVLKNLKQNLRHYGLYLFSLIISIALYFSFVTLKYAKSINNEDSAKIIREGANVGSIFLFIIIVIILMYVNQLFIKQRVNELGLYQLIGLTRSNIVRMLMLEQVVIFLMTGIVGIIGGFLGSRLLLLIVLKLMHIQESIHLTFSFKALIATVLMLILAYALIILKNALFIKRRSILMLIRTRQTTDVKENKITKAETIFGIIGVLMIVTGYYCALNVKLYVIPVIPFLILFLTVLGAYFFFRSTVSLFFKILKKRKNGNIGINDVIFTSSIMHRMKKNALSLTIIAVISAITVTVLCFSAITLKSEHVQINLSSPYDATIQKKQYVEGAHITKGKGELVQPYGTGLTLGDINDHSYVQFKNKAKQPLLRVKVQLSDLNIKFSQETLRGGKLLILNHEDYQLVKSKTAYDKGDLVSQYGFTFKEKHQEAEATQLLHQINPDYMTKKEIADDFRSFSSVFLFVSSFLGIAFLIAAGCIIYIKQMDETEDEMENFKILRKLGFTQDDMKRGLILKVIFNFGLPLIIGLLHAYFAAWAFLKLMGSSDHTPIFLVMTIYTIIYACFAIIAYAHMKRAIRHSI; encoded by the coding sequence ATGACATTTAGACATATCGTATTAAAGAATTTAAAGCAAAACTTAAGACATTATGGCTTATATTTATTTTCCTTAATTATTAGTATTGCATTGTATTTCAGCTTTGTAACTTTAAAGTATGCAAAGAGTATTAATAACGAAGACTCAGCTAAAATTATACGCGAAGGTGCGAACGTCGGAAGTATTTTTCTTTTCATCATCATCGTGATTATTCTGATGTATGTCAATCAGCTTTTTATTAAACAACGGGTAAATGAATTGGGACTTTACCAATTAATCGGTTTAACACGATCGAATATTGTCCGTATGTTGATGCTGGAACAAGTTGTGATTTTCTTAATGACTGGCATTGTAGGAATTATAGGCGGATTCCTCGGATCACGTCTGTTATTGTTAATCGTGTTGAAGCTCATGCACATACAAGAAAGCATCCACCTGACATTTAGTTTTAAAGCATTAATTGCTACAGTTTTAATGCTGATACTTGCTTATGCTTTAATTATTCTGAAAAATGCTCTTTTCATTAAGAGACGTTCTATCTTAATGTTGATTCGAACACGTCAAACTACTGACGTTAAAGAGAATAAAATAACTAAAGCCGAAACTATCTTCGGAATTATTGGCGTGTTAATGATTGTCACAGGTTACTATTGTGCTTTGAATGTTAAGTTATACGTTATTCCTGTAATACCGTTTTTAATACTCTTTTTAACGGTACTAGGTGCTTATTTCTTCTTCCGCAGTACTGTATCTTTATTTTTTAAGATACTGAAAAAGCGAAAAAATGGAAATATCGGTATCAATGACGTCATCTTCACTTCTTCAATTATGCATCGCATGAAAAAGAATGCCTTATCATTAACGATTATTGCGGTAATTTCAGCGATTACTGTAACTGTATTATGTTTCAGTGCAATCACTTTGAAAAGTGAACATGTACAAATCAATTTATCATCACCCTATGATGCTACAATTCAGAAAAAGCAATATGTTGAAGGCGCACATATTACTAAAGGCAAAGGAGAGTTAGTACAGCCCTACGGTACAGGTTTAACATTAGGCGATATTAATGACCATTCATATGTACAATTTAAAAATAAAGCAAAACAACCTTTGTTGCGAGTAAAAGTACAGCTTTCAGATTTGAATATTAAATTCAGCCAAGAAACGCTTAGAGGTGGAAAATTATTAATTCTAAACCATGAAGATTATCAGCTAGTGAAGAGTAAAACAGCATATGATAAAGGTGATTTAGTGAGTCAATATGGTTTTACCTTTAAAGAGAAGCATCAAGAAGCTGAAGCGACTCAATTATTGCATCAAATCAATCCTGATTATATGACAAAAAAAGAAATCGCTGATGATTTTAGAAGTTTCAGCAGCGTATTCTTGTTTGTTTCAAGTTTCTTAGGAATTGCTTTCTTAATTGCTGCAGGTTGCATTATTTACATTAAACAAATGGACGAAACAGAAGATGAAATGGAAAACTTCAAGATTCTGCGTAAACTAGGATTTACACAAGATGATATGAAGCGAGGATTGATTTTAAAGGTTATCTTTAATTTCGGTTTACCCTTAATCATCGGGTTATTACATGCTTATTTTGCAGCCTGGGCCTTTTTGAAATTAATGGGCTCTAGTGATCATACCCCTATATTTCTAGTAATGACTATCTATACTATTATTTACGCATGCTTTGCAATTATTGCTTACGCACATATGAAACGTGCAATTAGACATTCTATTTAA
- a CDS encoding ABC transporter ATP-binding protein — protein MAILTVSNLTKVFGNKHVAQEVLKGLSFKVEKGEFISIMGPSGSGKTTLLNMLSSIDYVTQGSVELNGHQLQDLTNKQLSEVRKREIGFIFQDYNLLNTLTVKENIMLPLSIQNLEKNEAEKYFEEVTEALGISELADKYPSEISGGQKQRVSAARAFITRPSIIFADEPTGALDSKSAQDLLRRLKAMNERFESTILMVTHDPAAASYSNRIIMLKDGQIYSELYQGDQDKQAFYKEVIQAQSVLGGVEYDI, from the coding sequence GTGGCAATTCTTACAGTATCTAATCTCACCAAAGTATTTGGAAATAAACACGTCGCTCAAGAAGTGCTGAAGGGCTTGTCTTTCAAAGTTGAGAAAGGTGAATTCATTTCTATCATGGGACCCTCTGGTTCAGGAAAGACGACATTGTTAAACATGTTAAGTTCAATTGATTATGTCACACAAGGATCAGTAGAACTGAATGGTCATCAACTGCAAGATTTGACGAATAAACAACTTTCTGAAGTACGTAAGCGCGAAATCGGCTTTATTTTTCAGGACTATAATTTGTTGAATACATTGACAGTGAAAGAAAACATTATGTTGCCGTTGTCGATACAAAATTTGGAGAAAAATGAAGCGGAAAAATACTTTGAAGAAGTCACTGAGGCTTTAGGTATTTCAGAACTGGCAGATAAATATCCATCTGAAATTTCAGGAGGTCAGAAACAACGTGTATCAGCTGCGCGAGCTTTTATTACGCGGCCTTCCATCATCTTTGCAGATGAACCTACAGGCGCCTTAGATTCTAAAAGTGCGCAAGATTTATTGAGACGTTTGAAGGCGATGAATGAACGTTTTGAGTCTACCATTTTAATGGTAACGCATGATCCCGCCGCCGCTAGTTATTCTAATCGTATTATTATGTTGAAAGATGGTCAGATTTATTCAGAACTCTACCAAGGCGATCAGGATAAACAAGCCTTTTATAAAGAAGTCATTCAAGCACAAAGCGTCTTGGGCGGTGTAGAGTATGACATTTAG
- a CDS encoding sensor histidine kinase translates to MIWFKCTRDFLVSRINWILLLLGLQVVLLIFSYLDPDLSVGAVSYVALFNLMIIVVFLFFAYLRETAFLKKLSEMREVEELKHKEAANTPMEREVLKYLYAQITRQKKIVSKQAVTLKEQEQSLTHFVHEMKTPLTAMKLLVEKEPDKEKRSELLFEWSRLNSMLDNQLYLVRLDSKGQDAYFERISLKRMVIEEVQLTRHISQQKGIGFDMEFGEDYEVLSDKKWCKMLLRQLITNAVKYSPEGEDITIRAFSRDNHIHLEISDKGRGIPAKDLPRIFDRGFTSTGHRSETTSSGIGLYLVDQIKRNLGITVEIESVVDEGTKVHLTFPKQNEIVARKAEVTNL, encoded by the coding sequence ATGATATGGTTTAAATGTACAAGGGATTTCCTCGTCTCCCGTATTAACTGGATATTACTGCTCTTAGGACTACAAGTGGTCTTGTTGATTTTCAGCTATTTAGATCCAGATTTGTCTGTTGGTGCCGTCAGTTACGTAGCTTTATTTAATTTGATGATTATTGTGGTCTTTCTCTTTTTTGCTTATTTACGAGAAACTGCTTTTTTGAAAAAGTTATCGGAAATGCGCGAAGTCGAAGAGCTGAAGCATAAAGAAGCGGCAAATACTCCAATGGAAAGAGAAGTCTTAAAGTATTTGTATGCACAAATAACGCGCCAAAAGAAAATCGTCTCGAAGCAAGCTGTTACTTTAAAGGAACAAGAACAGAGCTTGACCCACTTTGTACATGAAATGAAAACGCCTTTAACGGCAATGAAGTTGCTTGTAGAAAAAGAACCAGATAAAGAAAAAAGAAGTGAATTATTATTTGAATGGTCACGTTTGAATTCTATGCTTGATAATCAACTTTATTTAGTGAGATTAGATTCAAAAGGGCAAGATGCTTATTTTGAAAGAATTTCTTTAAAACGGATGGTTATAGAAGAAGTTCAACTTACCCGACACATTAGTCAACAAAAGGGTATTGGTTTTGATATGGAATTTGGGGAGGATTATGAAGTTCTATCTGACAAGAAGTGGTGCAAAATGTTGTTGCGTCAACTTATCACTAACGCAGTAAAATATAGTCCTGAAGGCGAAGATATTACGATCAGAGCCTTTTCTCGCGACAACCATATCCATCTTGAGATTAGTGACAAAGGTAGAGGAATACCTGCTAAAGACTTGCCTCGGATTTTCGATCGCGGCTTTACGTCTACAGGCCATCGAAGTGAGACTACTTCTTCAGGCATTGGACTTTATTTAGTGGACCAAATTAAACGCAATCTAGGGATAACAGTAGAAATTGAATCTGTAGTCGATGAGGGCACTAAAGTGCATTTAACTTTTCCTAAACAAAATGAAATCGTGGCCCGGAAAGCTGAAGTGACAAATTTGTAA
- a CDS encoding response regulator transcription factor, giving the protein MKILLVEDDKTLFKQLKKELEHWDLHVEGVEDFGNVSSEAEQKNPEIIIMDVELPKYDGFYWCRQIRRESNVPILFLSARDNPMDQVMSMELGADDFIQKPFYTNVLIAKLKAVYRRVYQFNLEEQRNMTWGSIQVDLAKGVLEREGAEIHLSKTEMLILEILLKHRNETVSRDELITALWDDEAFVSDNTLTVNINRLRKKLADFGLDKAIETRVGKGYIANDMV; this is encoded by the coding sequence ATGAAAATACTGCTTGTAGAAGATGATAAAACTTTATTTAAACAACTAAAGAAAGAATTAGAACATTGGGATTTGCATGTTGAAGGAGTAGAGGACTTTGGCAATGTTTCATCAGAAGCTGAACAAAAAAATCCTGAGATTATTATTATGGATGTCGAATTGCCGAAATATGATGGTTTTTATTGGTGCCGACAAATTCGTCGTGAATCGAATGTACCGATTTTATTCTTATCTGCACGGGACAATCCAATGGATCAAGTAATGAGTATGGAATTAGGGGCTGATGACTTTATTCAGAAACCTTTTTATACCAATGTACTAATCGCTAAGTTAAAAGCAGTTTACCGAAGAGTTTACCAATTCAACTTAGAAGAACAGCGCAATATGACCTGGGGCAGCATTCAAGTTGATTTAGCAAAAGGTGTTTTAGAACGCGAAGGTGCAGAAATTCATTTATCTAAAACAGAAATGCTGATACTCGAAATTTTATTAAAGCATCGAAATGAAACGGTCAGTCGTGATGAGCTTATTACTGCTTTGTGGGATGACGAGGCCTTTGTGAGCGACAATACTTTAACAGTTAATATTAACCGCTTACGTAAAAAACTTGCAGATTTCGGCTTGGATAAAGCAATTGAAACACGCGTAGGTAAAGGATATATAGCCAATGATATGGTTTAA
- a CDS encoding GNAT family N-acetyltransferase encodes MEHSIREISINDADDYIKLIKDIYDESDYMLYSPGEYVPSLSSVLKNLEHFITSPSNTIYVAEIDGMLIGFAIVSSRKYERTQHETRVRIGIREHYRNKGVGHSLLNAVDAWALNHGIRRLEALVVPQNDHAVELFKSANYQVEGEMRDKLKIDNQYYNEYVMAKLLR; translated from the coding sequence ATGGAACATTCGATTCGAGAAATAAGTATTAACGATGCAGATGACTATATCAAATTGATAAAAGATATCTATGATGAATCTGATTATATGTTGTATAGTCCTGGTGAATATGTCCCATCACTTTCAAGTGTCTTAAAAAATCTTGAGCATTTTATCACTTCTCCATCTAATACTATTTACGTCGCAGAAATTGATGGTATGCTAATTGGGTTCGCAATCGTTTCTTCACGCAAATATGAACGCACACAGCACGAAACACGCGTGCGTATCGGCATCCGTGAACATTACCGCAATAAAGGTGTCGGACACTCATTGCTGAATGCCGTTGATGCATGGGCTTTAAATCACGGTATCCGACGACTAGAAGCATTGGTGGTTCCTCAGAACGACCATGCAGTAGAACTGTTCAAATCAGCGAACTATCAAGTTGAAGGCGAAATGCGCGATAAACTTAAAATCGACAATCAATATTATAACGAATATGTAATGGCAAAGTTATTACGTTAA
- a CDS encoding alpha/beta hydrolase: MSKRKKRWLVWSTIIVIVLCIAAGISIKKYFDYRHTQDMKEKVQLNNRNVKIFNNITYGKTFPKSQLDIITPAELDKDVKLPVIFWMHGGGFIAGDKQYKNPLLSKIAEQGYIVVNVNYALAPEYKYPTPLIQMDQAVSFIKKNRHELPIDFNQVVFGGDSAGAQLSSQYTAIQTDKSLRSSMDFKQQFKPKDIRAAIFFGGFYNMNTVKKTEFPRIQLFMRSYTGTSHWESEFKNLSEMSTVEHVTSQYPPTFLSVGDADPFASQNVEFADVLKQHDIPTDTFFFDGTHHLHHQYQFHLDKPESKENLAAVQHFLSRNTSSTNIKKQNEQFEPIQLNPF, translated from the coding sequence ATGAGCAAGCGCAAAAAACGCTGGCTTGTATGGAGTACAATCATAGTTATCGTTCTTTGTATTGCAGCGGGCATCAGTATAAAAAAATACTTTGATTATCGTCATACACAAGATATGAAAGAAAAAGTACAATTGAATAACCGAAATGTAAAAATCTTTAATAATATTACATACGGTAAGACTTTTCCTAAGAGTCAATTAGATATTATTACACCTGCAGAGTTAGATAAAGATGTTAAATTACCTGTCATTTTTTGGATGCATGGTGGCGGATTCATAGCTGGAGATAAGCAATATAAGAATCCATTGTTATCTAAAATTGCGGAACAAGGTTATATTGTAGTGAACGTCAATTATGCACTCGCACCAGAGTATAAATATCCGACACCCTTAATACAAATGGACCAAGCTGTTTCTTTTATTAAAAAGAACAGACATGAATTACCGATTGATTTTAATCAAGTTGTATTTGGCGGCGATTCAGCTGGAGCTCAGCTTTCCAGTCAATATACAGCAATACAGACAGATAAGTCATTGCGTAGTTCAATGGACTTTAAACAACAGTTTAAACCAAAAGATATTCGGGCTGCTATTTTCTTCGGAGGCTTTTACAATATGAATACGGTTAAAAAAACTGAGTTTCCACGTATTCAATTATTTATGCGCAGTTATACAGGCACGTCACATTGGGAATCAGAATTTAAGAACTTATCTGAGATGTCTACAGTTGAGCATGTTACCAGTCAATATCCGCCAACATTCTTATCTGTAGGGGATGCTGATCCGTTTGCTAGTCAAAATGTTGAATTTGCAGATGTTTTAAAACAACATGATATACCGACAGATACTTTCTTCTTCGATGGGACACATCATCTGCATCACCAATATCAATTCCATTTGGACAAACCGGAATCTAAAGAGAATTTAGCAGCTGTGCAACATTTCCTAAGTCGTAATACGAGCTCAACAAATATTAAGAAACAAAATGAGCAATTTGAACCGATTCAATTAAATCCATTCTAA
- a CDS encoding YkvI family membrane protein, protein MTFNKETVKIGFAYVGVVVGAGFSTGQEVMQFFTDYGLYAYIGVLIAGLILGFIGRQVAKIGTAFDAENHESTLSYIFGKQFGRIIDYILVFFLFGISVTMIAGAGSAFHESYGIPTWLGSLIMVIAIYITLLMDFNKIVRALGVVTPFLIVLVIIIAGVYLVKGQVPISQINSVVPDANPVKGIWRGTIYGGLAFAVGFSTIVAIGGDASRRKVSGAGALFGGVVYTILLALITFALQTEYPAIKDAAIPTLTLAHGIHPIVTILLSIVMLAVMYNTILGLLYSFAARFTTPYSKKYHILIIIMMLVAYGLSFVGFSSLINFLYPAMGYVGLLIVVAVLVKYFKRKKANKEHIA, encoded by the coding sequence ATGACGTTTAATAAAGAAACTGTAAAAATTGGCTTTGCCTATGTCGGTGTAGTCGTCGGCGCAGGTTTCTCAACAGGCCAAGAAGTTATGCAATTTTTCACAGATTATGGATTATATGCATACATTGGTGTATTAATAGCAGGTTTAATTTTAGGATTCATCGGAAGACAGGTAGCAAAAATTGGGACAGCTTTCGATGCAGAAAACCACGAATCGACACTTTCGTATATATTCGGGAAGCAATTTGGACGCATCATCGACTATATACTCGTCTTTTTCTTATTTGGAATTTCTGTCACAATGATTGCAGGGGCTGGATCTGCATTCCATGAAAGTTATGGTATTCCAACCTGGTTAGGTTCATTAATCATGGTAATTGCAATCTACATTACATTATTAATGGACTTTAACAAAATTGTACGCGCACTTGGTGTGGTTACACCATTCTTAATTGTTTTAGTGATTATAATTGCTGGCGTGTACTTAGTAAAAGGTCAAGTGCCAATCTCACAAATTAACTCAGTAGTACCGGACGCTAATCCGGTTAAAGGGATTTGGAGAGGTACAATTTACGGCGGTTTAGCATTTGCAGTCGGTTTCAGTACGATTGTGGCTATTGGCGGTGATGCCAGCCGACGTAAAGTATCAGGTGCAGGCGCGTTATTCGGCGGCGTGGTTTATACCATCTTGCTCGCTTTAATTACATTCGCACTGCAAACAGAATATCCAGCAATCAAAGATGCGGCAATTCCGACGCTTACATTAGCACACGGTATTCACCCAATTGTTACTATCTTATTATCAATTGTAATGTTAGCTGTAATGTATAACACAATTTTAGGATTGCTCTATTCTTTCGCAGCACGATTTACAACACCTTACAGCAAAAAGTATCATATCTTAATTATCATTATGATGCTGGTTGCATACGGACTCAGCTTTGTTGGATTCTCAAGCTTAATTAACTTCTTATATCCAGCAATGGGTTATGTAGGATTGTTAATCGTAGTTGCAGTATTGGTTAAATACTTTAAACGTAAGAAAGCAAACAAAGAGCACATTGCGTAA